In one window of Caballeronia sp. TF1N1 DNA:
- the tssG gene encoding type VI secretion system baseplate subunit TssG: MAAQQDAACSAMTARDLSGVEPFVAALLARAPRMSFMQLCRLFEASEPNRPGFGERDTPEQEPVRFRPRPRMGFPAGEMASVEFADEGDALLAPTVRTTFMGLYGVDATMPTHYLDDIVQREEGHEAVEAFLDQFNHRLATLLYRTWKKYRYPESFCHGGTDQHSQKLLCLAGFGWGNKPARAGLPDSRMLALLSLMVQRTRTPEGLAGVIALGAPGVEVRVDEFWPVAKRTEQGSPLSAKDVGAASAGSKRRGLGGGYVLGKRITYRSRAVRVTMRPRDAEQANDLLPGGWLHRDLMALVRLYIGVKADVHLRVQMSSRFVPTPAVGVLLGARAPRLGWTVVLPSEAERDIEISLGVCEALPAPGINPYLKPHVSPHAA, translated from the coding sequence ATGGCCGCGCAGCAAGACGCGGCGTGCTCCGCTATGACGGCGCGCGATCTATCGGGGGTCGAACCGTTCGTCGCCGCGTTGCTCGCGCGCGCGCCACGAATGAGCTTCATGCAACTGTGCCGTCTTTTTGAGGCGAGCGAGCCGAACAGGCCGGGTTTCGGCGAGCGTGACACGCCCGAACAGGAACCCGTGCGCTTCAGGCCGCGCCCGCGCATGGGCTTTCCCGCAGGCGAAATGGCGAGTGTCGAATTCGCGGACGAGGGCGATGCCCTGCTTGCGCCTACCGTGCGCACTACGTTCATGGGTCTGTACGGCGTCGATGCGACGATGCCGACGCATTATCTCGACGATATCGTCCAGCGCGAGGAGGGGCACGAAGCAGTCGAAGCGTTTCTCGACCAATTCAATCATCGGCTGGCGACGCTGCTTTATCGGACGTGGAAGAAGTATCGCTATCCGGAAAGTTTTTGCCACGGCGGTACGGACCAGCACTCGCAAAAGCTTTTGTGTCTCGCTGGTTTCGGCTGGGGCAACAAGCCCGCGCGCGCCGGTTTGCCAGATTCGCGCATGCTCGCCTTGCTAAGTCTGATGGTCCAACGTACTCGCACGCCGGAGGGTCTGGCTGGCGTCATTGCGCTTGGTGCGCCCGGCGTGGAGGTCAGGGTCGATGAGTTCTGGCCGGTTGCGAAGCGCACGGAACAGGGTTCGCCGCTAAGCGCGAAAGACGTCGGTGCCGCAAGCGCCGGCAGCAAGCGACGTGGCCTCGGCGGAGGTTATGTGCTCGGCAAGCGAATTACCTATCGTAGCCGTGCGGTGCGTGTGACGATGCGTCCGCGCGACGCCGAGCAGGCCAACGATCTCCTGCCCGGTGGGTGGCTGCATCGCGATCTGATGGCACTGGTGCGTCTCTACATCGGCGTCAAGGCGGATGTGCATTTGCGCGTGCAGATGTCCTCGCGTTTCGTTCCGACACCGGCGGTTGGCGTCCTGCTGGGGGCGCGCGCCCCGCGGCTCGGCTGGACCGTGGTGCTGCCCTCCGAGGCGGAACGCGACATCGAGATATCGCTCGGTGTGTGCGAGGCGCTTCCTGCTCCCGGCATCAATCCTTATCTCAAGCCACATGTCAGCCCGCACGCGGCGTGA
- the tssA gene encoding type VI secretion system protein TssA, whose translation MFAGLFKTLFPSRDAAQFARTRLDTWEAWLAPLPGDAGVGRDPGYEDAFFSLKDEAGKLSGIDDSLIVRSCEQITKEVGKDLRVAGHYAFARLRQDGPEGFVDGLELAAAMIDRFGDAILPLRPEARKGALEMLATTRTLDLLDSRDAFGPGDVERAVAALDAIVGKTLTWPEAARPNLQMLASRFQRKDDGIQSAEPSTTAPIPSAPALAGSAPIASQRELLDQARTMAAWLRDQENGYLPSARLVRSIRWDTLHEVPPADAGARTRLAAPRGELRQQFKRLVLQKQWNELLERVEAAFMEGVNHLWFDLQHFQHVALDNVGTPYDAWRDLLRADFALFLERLPGIERLAFNDGTPFADDVTLEWIARHAVVRDLDAGESVAALPVSADAAEGAAGDWPEIEAQARDLSARDGIEAAFIWLDALPGMKTDKHRYLQRLMMARLAEQAGRADTALSLLTELDAATRTLPLARWEPALAFEVKQQLMRALKTMSVRKDADKTTLTNRIGELRSELIVLDPARALTLS comes from the coding sequence ATGTTTGCTGGTCTTTTTAAAACGCTTTTCCCTTCGCGCGATGCTGCCCAATTTGCTCGCACTCGCCTCGACACTTGGGAGGCTTGGCTCGCGCCGCTTCCCGGAGATGCAGGCGTCGGTCGAGATCCCGGTTACGAAGACGCCTTTTTCAGCTTGAAGGATGAAGCAGGAAAACTTTCGGGCATCGACGATTCGTTGATTGTCCGCTCGTGCGAGCAAATCACGAAAGAAGTCGGCAAGGATCTGCGTGTCGCGGGCCATTACGCTTTTGCGCGATTACGTCAGGACGGACCTGAAGGCTTCGTCGATGGTCTCGAACTCGCTGCTGCCATGATCGACCGCTTCGGCGATGCCATCTTGCCTTTGCGTCCCGAAGCCAGGAAGGGCGCGCTCGAAATGCTCGCCACGACACGCACGCTGGACTTGCTCGACAGCCGAGACGCTTTCGGTCCTGGTGATGTGGAACGCGCGGTCGCCGCGCTCGATGCGATCGTCGGAAAGACACTCACATGGCCGGAAGCGGCGCGGCCCAACTTGCAGATGCTTGCCTCTCGCTTCCAACGCAAGGACGACGGCATACAAAGCGCCGAGCCGAGCACGACCGCGCCGATTCCATCGGCTCCGGCGCTCGCCGGTAGCGCCCCGATCGCATCGCAGCGCGAACTGCTCGATCAGGCTCGCACCATGGCAGCATGGTTGCGCGATCAGGAAAACGGCTATCTGCCTTCTGCGCGACTCGTGCGCAGTATCCGTTGGGATACGCTTCACGAAGTTCCGCCCGCGGATGCCGGCGCTCGAACCCGCCTCGCCGCGCCACGCGGCGAATTGCGTCAGCAGTTCAAGCGCCTCGTGCTGCAAAAGCAGTGGAACGAGTTGCTGGAACGCGTCGAAGCGGCGTTCATGGAAGGGGTCAATCACCTCTGGTTCGATCTGCAACATTTTCAGCACGTTGCGCTCGATAACGTAGGCACGCCTTATGATGCATGGCGCGATTTGCTGCGCGCGGATTTCGCGCTCTTTCTCGAACGTCTTCCCGGCATCGAGCGGCTTGCCTTCAATGACGGTACACCTTTCGCCGATGATGTCACGCTCGAGTGGATCGCGCGTCACGCCGTCGTGCGCGATCTTGACGCAGGCGAGAGTGTCGCGGCGTTGCCCGTGTCGGCGGATGCTGCGGAAGGTGCGGCCGGAGACTGGCCCGAGATCGAAGCACAGGCGCGCGATTTGTCCGCGCGCGATGGTATTGAAGCCGCATTTATCTGGCTCGATGCGCTGCCGGGCATGAAGACAGACAAGCATCGCTATCTGCAGCGCCTGATGATGGCGCGTCTGGCCGAGCAGGCCGGCCGCGCGGATACCGCACTCTCACTTCTCACGGAACTCGATGCCGCTACGCGCACCTTGCCTCTCGCACGCTGGGAGCCGGCGCTCGCTTTTGAGGTCAAGCAGCAATTGATGCGTGCATTGAAGACGATGAGTGTCCGCAAGGACGCCGACAAGACAACGCTGACCAACCGTATCGGCGAACTGCGTAGTGAACTGATCGTGCTGGACCCGGCGCGTGCGCTCACGCTGTCATGA
- the tssF gene encoding type VI secretion system baseplate subunit TssF, which produces MNDESTQDPNQDLSRGDPVLRYYEAEMRYLRESGREFARAHPDRARMLNLDRVGDRDPYVERLYEGFAFLTGRLRQKLDDELPELTEGIVSLLWPHYLRMIPSLSVVELLPQGERMQKTAYVPAGVAVRSAPISVPTDSGTTAAPRTVQCLYRTTQPVAMQPLRLLQAGPAVRHDGRSVIRIAFELDNSARRTETDLSRLRLHLSADQPTAFAMHLALTRQVDAIEWRIPEVRNGEALPCKGVSIEPAGFSPEERLWPKSDAAFSGYQLLLEYFTFREKFLFVDLCGLDIDMLPVGATRFEFEIVLKHAYPSDQRFNKDNLRLFCTPVINLFSLDAEPVVINHHETEYRVVPAGHQGGHVETYSVDAAESFDHETAERFEYVPFATFRHRGGMLRHESPERYFHTRVRPGMDGLHETWVILGGHAWDSMQTLPEESISLRVTGTNGMLPRKGLREARIDELALSTPNVGGVRNLVAPTLPLYPPTGDRFQWRVLSHLAPNFLSMLNAEVLRGALALYDWTNDELNRRRLAGILHVSEQLLEEISGGAVERGVLIEVTLDSQAFSGEGDVMLFAELLHRFFELYAEINLFTKLAIVSLPSQARIEWPRSKTRRAPL; this is translated from the coding sequence ATGAACGACGAATCGACACAAGACCCCAATCAGGACCTCTCGCGCGGCGATCCGGTCCTGCGCTACTACGAAGCAGAAATGCGTTATCTGCGCGAGTCTGGGCGCGAGTTCGCACGGGCGCATCCTGATCGCGCGCGCATGCTCAATCTCGATCGCGTGGGTGATCGCGACCCCTACGTCGAACGTCTTTATGAAGGTTTTGCGTTTCTCACGGGCCGGCTTCGGCAGAAACTCGACGACGAACTGCCGGAGCTGACAGAAGGCATCGTAAGCCTGCTCTGGCCGCACTACTTGCGGATGATCCCATCGCTGTCCGTCGTGGAACTCTTGCCGCAAGGCGAGCGGATGCAGAAAACCGCATACGTGCCGGCAGGCGTCGCGGTGCGCTCTGCGCCGATTTCCGTGCCGACGGATTCAGGCACAACCGCTGCGCCTCGGACGGTGCAATGCCTCTACCGCACGACGCAGCCCGTCGCCATGCAGCCGTTGCGCCTCTTGCAGGCAGGCCCCGCGGTGCGGCACGACGGCCGTTCGGTCATTCGGATAGCCTTTGAACTGGATAACTCGGCGCGCCGCACGGAAACCGATCTCTCGCGCCTGCGACTACACCTGAGCGCGGATCAGCCGACGGCGTTTGCCATGCACCTTGCGCTGACCCGTCAGGTCGACGCCATCGAATGGCGCATCCCCGAGGTTCGTAACGGCGAGGCCCTGCCGTGCAAAGGCGTGAGCATCGAACCAGCAGGGTTCTCTCCTGAAGAACGGTTGTGGCCTAAGTCGGATGCTGCATTTTCGGGCTATCAGCTGCTGCTCGAATATTTCACGTTCCGCGAGAAGTTTCTGTTCGTCGATCTTTGCGGGCTCGACATCGACATGCTTCCGGTGGGCGCGACGCGCTTCGAGTTCGAAATTGTGTTGAAGCATGCATATCCGTCGGATCAGCGTTTCAACAAAGACAATTTGCGTCTCTTTTGCACGCCGGTCATCAACCTGTTCAGCCTCGACGCCGAGCCGGTGGTAATCAATCATCACGAGACGGAGTATCGCGTGGTGCCGGCGGGGCATCAGGGCGGGCACGTCGAAACCTATTCGGTCGATGCCGCCGAATCTTTCGATCACGAAACCGCCGAGCGATTCGAATATGTGCCCTTCGCGACGTTTCGACATCGCGGAGGCATGTTGCGGCACGAATCGCCCGAACGATACTTCCATACGCGCGTGCGGCCGGGTATGGACGGTCTACACGAGACGTGGGTGATTCTTGGCGGACATGCATGGGATTCGATGCAGACGCTGCCAGAGGAAAGCATATCGCTACGCGTGACCGGCACCAACGGAATGTTGCCGCGTAAGGGTTTGCGCGAAGCGCGCATCGACGAGCTCGCGCTCAGCACGCCAAACGTGGGCGGCGTGCGCAATCTCGTCGCGCCGACGCTGCCGCTTTATCCGCCCACCGGCGACCGGTTTCAGTGGCGCGTGTTGTCACATCTCGCGCCGAATTTTCTATCGATGCTCAACGCCGAGGTCTTGCGCGGCGCGCTCGCACTGTATGACTGGACCAACGACGAACTCAACCGGCGGCGGCTCGCCGGCATTCTGCACGTCTCGGAGCAACTGCTGGAGGAGATTTCCGGCGGGGCTGTGGAGCGCGGCGTGCTGATCGAAGTGACGCTCGACTCGCAGGCGTTCTCGGGCGAAGGCGACGTGATGCTGTTCGCCGAACTGCTGCATCGCTTCTTCGAACTGTATGCGGAAATCAATCTCTTCACGAAGCTCGCCATCGTGAGTCTGCCTTCGCAGGCTCGCATCGAATGGCCGCGCAGCAAGACGCGGCGTGCTCCGCTATGA
- the tssJ gene encoding type VI secretion system lipoprotein TssJ gives MLKRFSAASVAATLLLSGCGAWQTVSDTSVDAYNAVFHKRVKVLDVDLTARAGLNQDAAGRSTSVAVRIYQLKDRKLFDSAAYGDLIRDDKTMLAQDLQASLGVVVNPAASASLSQPLEKETAYIAIAAFYRDPPANGSWKQVVEAKKLSADAPLKLELSDRQVTELTDTKASGTK, from the coding sequence ATGTTGAAACGATTTAGCGCAGCAAGCGTCGCCGCGACGCTGCTGCTTTCCGGATGCGGCGCTTGGCAAACCGTTTCCGATACCTCGGTTGACGCTTATAACGCAGTCTTCCACAAACGGGTGAAAGTGCTCGACGTAGATCTGACCGCGCGCGCCGGGCTGAATCAGGACGCGGCGGGTCGTTCGACTTCAGTGGCGGTACGCATTTATCAACTGAAGGACCGCAAGCTATTCGACAGCGCGGCCTATGGCGATCTCATTCGTGACGACAAAACCATGCTCGCGCAAGATCTCCAGGCAAGCCTAGGCGTGGTGGTCAACCCAGCTGCATCGGCGAGTCTTTCACAGCCATTGGAAAAGGAAACGGCATACATAGCGATCGCCGCTTTCTATCGCGATCCGCCTGCGAACGGAAGCTGGAAGCAGGTCGTCGAGGCGAAGAAGCTGTCCGCCGATGCTCCGCTCAAACTCGAGCTATCCGATCGGCAAGTAACGGAGCTCACCGATACTAAGGCAAGCGGCACAAAATAG
- a CDS encoding ImcF-related family protein, producing MKGTTRPVWFHRCPEQYQRMIVSKNNLEEGQSENGQALLLWVAAGTLSAVACVIGFVGWEFGWGVDRLVGIGFGLLAVLLAVVASTLVVDRMALRARWISAATSQASATSETRKMIRFDPVAAARELVRLLEGVRHWRSRTRWLLVVGEKAVVDRFVPGLTMSRYAVRGDIVLLYANSMDDEPDHEWMERVRRLRRWRSIDAVAAIISVDDEPNKSRDGAILARQLARNSRTMRWVAPVYVVSVAACRGTPRTMEDAIGLTWSSGLIPGMDVEASLSDLATNLAGVGVSRLASDPRDRVIAELSQHIDGAREKLSSLVSRIAASEVWRNDVHGLLFAPVFSGTLAGQNLATSDVQARYPAVWRAIADHSREVHGYRVGLSWPGAAAWALIAATAVWLLGSAISGAANMSAMQEAASTSSRVSSTQDPTQALLSLDALDKQLDTLEIRRKEGAPLYTRFGLNHDAALYQRLWPAYLNAASRVLIVPIKAKLENRLSQLASLSDAEIASGGNAQVQAAYDTLRTYLMLANPEHADATFLTTQLLATNEPARQQDATLTQGAWEDLRQHAIAFYASHLKHGASPALTPDAALTASARQTIIGVRGIQNSTDAIYQQIIDETKPKYPPLTLAGILGDHPSRGLFGTSATVPGVFTRAAWEERIPKAMDEASEHHTVAGDWVLSDAKADNTSPSALKAELRQRYFDDYSRAWAQFLNGIRWQDASSLSGTVDQLTLLGDPQRSPLVALMDVIVYQAGAGASTQTLSDSLITKAQQLVGADEKDPSKRAQARITPLAEAFGPVLRLTGSDLVAAASVNGKGVPQPVGDLSLPRYLERVTAMRLRTQQMMSSPDPDAMSRAAAQAMLQGKTSDIADSRDYASRVSASLGERWAGFGKLFEAPFDQTWQVVVRPASASLNDIWRTAILADWNRNFASRYPFADSDNDASLPDLARFLRLDNGVIAQFVATQLAGIIERQGDHWVAAQGANQGALTLDPAFLIALNKLTRVSTVMFPSGDAHVRFDLRGVPTPGVTEMTFVLAGRTFKYFNQQEEWMPFEWPGQSLENVTHLEWETAQGGLRSALDAQGRFGVIRLLERAKVTQQDSARYLLSWTPDQSQALPLSVQMRAEGGAGPLDVLVLRHFALPERVFLVNNPAKTKATSAASNPPPLPPGAFTAANQLGIPLPQGATIEMH from the coding sequence ATGAAGGGAACGACGCGGCCAGTTTGGTTCCATCGATGTCCAGAGCAATATCAGAGAATGATTGTGTCGAAGAACAATTTAGAAGAGGGGCAGAGCGAGAACGGTCAAGCGCTGTTGCTCTGGGTGGCGGCGGGCACTTTATCCGCTGTCGCATGTGTCATCGGATTCGTTGGGTGGGAGTTCGGTTGGGGTGTTGATCGCCTTGTTGGAATCGGCTTCGGTCTACTTGCCGTTCTGTTGGCAGTGGTTGCTTCGACGCTTGTGGTAGACCGTATGGCACTGAGGGCGCGCTGGATCAGTGCGGCAACCTCGCAGGCCTCTGCGACCTCCGAGACAAGGAAGATGATTCGCTTCGATCCTGTTGCGGCGGCACGGGAACTGGTGCGCTTGCTGGAGGGCGTTCGTCACTGGCGTAGCCGGACGCGCTGGCTCCTCGTCGTCGGAGAGAAAGCGGTTGTGGATCGCTTCGTGCCTGGACTGACGATGTCGCGCTATGCGGTTCGCGGTGACATCGTTTTACTTTATGCGAATAGCATGGATGATGAACCCGACCACGAGTGGATGGAGCGGGTTCGACGGCTGCGCCGCTGGCGCTCAATCGACGCAGTGGCGGCGATCATCTCAGTTGACGATGAACCTAATAAGTCGCGCGACGGAGCGATTTTGGCGCGGCAGCTTGCGCGAAATTCCCGCACTATGCGCTGGGTCGCTCCCGTGTACGTGGTCAGCGTTGCGGCGTGTCGCGGTACACCGCGGACTATGGAGGATGCGATTGGCTTGACCTGGTCGAGCGGACTCATTCCCGGCATGGACGTGGAAGCGTCGCTTTCTGATCTGGCTACGAACCTCGCTGGCGTGGGCGTGTCTCGTCTTGCGAGCGATCCGCGAGATAGAGTCATCGCGGAGCTATCGCAGCACATCGACGGAGCGCGCGAGAAATTGAGTAGTCTCGTGTCAAGGATTGCTGCATCTGAAGTTTGGCGAAACGATGTTCATGGACTTCTCTTCGCTCCGGTTTTTTCAGGAACGCTAGCCGGGCAGAATTTGGCCACGAGTGACGTACAAGCGCGTTATCCAGCGGTCTGGCGCGCCATCGCCGACCACAGCCGGGAGGTCCATGGCTATCGCGTCGGCCTCTCGTGGCCTGGCGCAGCGGCGTGGGCGCTGATCGCCGCAACAGCAGTCTGGCTTCTGGGGTCCGCGATCTCAGGTGCGGCGAACATGTCGGCGATGCAAGAGGCGGCGTCGACATCGAGTCGGGTCTCATCTACCCAAGATCCCACGCAAGCCTTGCTTTCCCTCGACGCGCTCGACAAACAACTCGACACGCTCGAAATCCGCAGGAAGGAAGGCGCACCGCTTTACACCCGCTTCGGTCTGAACCACGACGCCGCCCTATACCAGCGCCTCTGGCCGGCTTACCTCAACGCCGCCTCACGCGTCCTGATCGTTCCCATCAAAGCCAAACTCGAAAACCGCCTGAGCCAACTTGCCTCGCTATCGGATGCCGAAATCGCCAGTGGCGGCAACGCACAAGTTCAGGCAGCCTATGACACGCTAAGAACATATCTCATGCTCGCCAACCCCGAGCACGCCGACGCAACCTTCCTTACGACGCAGCTACTCGCCACCAACGAACCTGCGCGCCAGCAAGATGCGACGCTCACGCAAGGCGCGTGGGAAGACCTGCGCCAGCACGCAATTGCATTCTATGCAAGCCACTTAAAGCACGGGGCGTCGCCGGCCTTGACACCCGACGCGGCACTGACAGCGTCGGCGCGTCAGACGATCATCGGCGTGCGCGGAATCCAGAATTCGACGGATGCGATCTACCAGCAGATCATCGATGAAACCAAGCCCAAATATCCGCCGCTGACATTGGCCGGCATCCTCGGGGATCATCCTAGTCGCGGCCTCTTCGGCACGAGCGCCACGGTCCCGGGCGTTTTCACGCGCGCCGCTTGGGAAGAACGCATTCCCAAAGCGATGGACGAGGCGAGCGAACATCACACCGTCGCAGGCGACTGGGTGCTCTCAGACGCGAAAGCCGACAATACATCGCCGTCGGCGCTGAAGGCCGAACTTCGCCAACGCTACTTCGACGACTACTCCCGCGCCTGGGCGCAATTTCTAAACGGTATTCGCTGGCAGGATGCATCGTCGCTTTCTGGCACGGTCGATCAACTGACACTGCTCGGCGACCCGCAACGCTCGCCGCTCGTCGCGTTGATGGACGTAATCGTCTATCAGGCCGGCGCGGGCGCATCGACGCAAACGTTGTCGGACAGTCTGATCACGAAGGCGCAGCAACTCGTGGGCGCCGACGAGAAAGACCCATCGAAGCGCGCTCAAGCTAGGATCACCCCGCTCGCCGAAGCATTCGGCCCCGTCCTGCGCCTGACCGGAAGCGATCTCGTAGCCGCTGCGTCCGTGAATGGGAAAGGCGTGCCGCAACCTGTCGGCGACCTCAGTCTGCCGCGCTATCTCGAACGCGTCACCGCCATGCGCCTGAGAACGCAGCAGATGATGTCCAGTCCCGACCCGGACGCCATGTCGCGCGCCGCGGCGCAAGCGATGCTGCAAGGAAAGACTTCGGATATTGCTGACAGCCGCGACTACGCAAGCCGTGTGTCCGCGAGCCTCGGCGAGCGCTGGGCCGGTTTCGGCAAACTCTTTGAAGCTCCCTTCGACCAGACGTGGCAGGTTGTCGTGCGCCCCGCGTCCGCAAGTCTGAATGACATCTGGCGCACGGCCATTCTCGCGGACTGGAATCGCAACTTCGCATCCCGCTATCCGTTCGCAGATTCCGACAACGATGCATCGTTGCCCGATCTTGCGCGCTTCCTGCGGCTCGACAATGGCGTGATTGCGCAGTTCGTCGCGACGCAACTTGCAGGCATCATCGAACGGCAGGGCGATCACTGGGTCGCGGCGCAGGGCGCGAATCAGGGCGCGCTTACGCTCGATCCTGCGTTTCTCATCGCGCTCAACAAGCTCACGCGCGTCTCGACCGTGATGTTTCCATCCGGCGATGCACACGTCCGCTTCGATCTCCGTGGTGTACCAACTCCCGGCGTCACCGAAATGACGTTCGTGCTTGCGGGCCGCACGTTCAAGTACTTCAATCAGCAAGAAGAATGGATGCCCTTCGAATGGCCGGGCCAGTCGCTGGAGAACGTCACGCATCTGGAATGGGAAACGGCGCAGGGCGGCCTGCGCTCGGCCCTCGATGCCCAAGGCCGTTTCGGCGTGATACGCCTGCTCGAGCGTGCGAAGGTTACGCAACAGGACAGCGCGCGCTACTTGCTTTCTTGGACACCCGATCAAAGTCAGGCGCTGCCTCTTTCGGTGCAGATGCGCGCGGAAGGCGGCGCGGGTCCGCTCGATGTACTTGTGTTACGACACTTCGCCTTGCCGGAGCGCGTCTTCCTGGTTAATAACCCCGCGAAGACGAAGGCGACGTCGGCGGCCTCGAACCCTCCGCCCCTGCCTCCCGGAGCGTTCACTGCGGCGAATCAGTTGGGCATTCCCTTGCCGCAAGGCGCAACCATAGAGATGCATTGA